Proteins from a single region of Dyadobacter fanqingshengii:
- a CDS encoding SusC/RagA family TonB-linked outer membrane protein, producing MRKVFTLGFLSLLLLLSGASFAQDLNIKGKVQSDDGNLPGASILIKGTSRGSTTDANGEFTISAPSGATLVVSFIGYKTLELPVGNKTTLDITLEQDATQFSEIVVTALGIAREKKALGYSVQEVSGKTLTQARETNLVNSLSGRLAGVQVTNSNGAPGSSSRMIIRGASSIGSNNQPLFVVDGVPVDNSNFGSGTGVDYGNAAASINPDDVESINVLKGPSAAALYGSRGANGVVLITTKSGKGTKGIGVSFNTNTAFESPFRVPEWQNEYGQGAAGQFSYADGKGGGKGDGVDESWGPKLDGRLLPQFDSPIAADGTRTPTPWIAHPDNVDKFFETGKTYTNSVAVTGGNETADFRLSFTNLSQTGILPNTNYKRRTVSLNAGWNLTKKLSVRATGNYIKDGSDNRNNFGLYFIWFGRQVDMEKLTAYKKPGSIYQNNWNDNYWTNPYYLLNESTRANEKDRLYGNFSATYKFTDWLTLTGRTGTDFYEDRRKTKSAARQPVIGTSNLFDAYNEEQIFVRESNSDFLLNATKKFGEFDITANIGGNHRTNYAQRNYMGATELAIPRVYNFGNSRQKLVGENSFIKKTVNSLYASANLGFRNYLFVDLTARNDWSSTLPSDNRSYFYPSAAVSAIITDMFNVRSSVLSFAKIRAGVAQVGNDTDPYRLVSTYKYENAWGSTPSLSENNAMLNANLKPEITSSYEVGTDIRLWQNRVGIDVTYYSKVSKNQILDVNISNATGFLSKLLNAGKIKNSGVEIQITATPVKLNNFQWDIGLNWAKNNNKVLSLDGGLTTYQLNTSYNALTQATTNSAFRGLSVEARVGQPYGTFFGKGFLRAPDGQIVYDAQGYPMIDPVSRVLGSFTPDWIGGISNTFTYKGFSLSTLIDVKSGGDIFSQSINIGRYTGVLKETTFGREEGVIGAGVVNKGTAAAPEYVPNEKRISSEEYHHKYYLLTNNENTIFDASYVKLREVKLTYMISGKVFNKLPFRDIAVSIVGRNLALLKSNLPHIDPETSYYNDGNLQGIENGQIPTTKTMGFNISFNL from the coding sequence ATGAGAAAAGTCTTTACTTTGGGCTTTCTGTCACTGCTGTTGCTGCTCTCGGGCGCAAGTTTCGCACAGGACCTGAACATTAAAGGTAAGGTTCAGTCTGACGACGGGAATCTTCCGGGTGCCAGTATCCTCATCAAAGGCACAAGCAGAGGAAGTACAACCGACGCAAACGGCGAGTTTACGATCAGCGCCCCTTCCGGCGCAACCCTCGTGGTTTCCTTCATTGGTTACAAAACATTGGAACTGCCCGTCGGCAACAAAACTACCCTTGACATTACGCTGGAACAGGACGCAACGCAATTCAGCGAAATTGTGGTGACGGCCCTGGGTATAGCCCGTGAGAAGAAAGCGCTGGGCTATTCGGTGCAGGAAGTGAGCGGAAAAACGCTGACACAGGCGCGGGAAACCAATCTAGTCAACTCACTTTCCGGTCGCCTCGCGGGCGTGCAGGTGACCAATTCCAATGGCGCGCCGGGATCTTCCTCGCGAATGATCATTCGTGGCGCGAGTTCCATTGGAAGCAATAATCAGCCTTTGTTCGTTGTAGACGGCGTTCCGGTGGATAACAGCAACTTCGGCTCGGGAACGGGCGTGGATTATGGCAATGCTGCGGCATCCATTAACCCGGATGATGTGGAGTCGATCAACGTTTTGAAAGGACCCAGTGCAGCAGCACTTTACGGTTCACGCGGCGCCAATGGTGTGGTTTTGATCACGACCAAAAGCGGCAAAGGAACGAAAGGAATCGGTGTTTCATTCAATACAAATACAGCATTCGAAAGTCCGTTCAGGGTTCCGGAATGGCAGAATGAATACGGACAGGGCGCTGCCGGCCAGTTCTCTTATGCGGATGGGAAAGGCGGTGGAAAAGGCGACGGCGTGGATGAAAGCTGGGGGCCAAAACTGGACGGCAGATTGTTGCCCCAGTTCGATTCACCCATCGCTGCAGACGGAACCAGAACCCCGACACCGTGGATCGCGCACCCTGATAATGTGGATAAATTCTTCGAAACCGGCAAAACGTATACGAATAGCGTTGCCGTTACTGGCGGAAACGAAACGGCCGATTTCCGATTGTCATTCACCAATCTGAGTCAAACAGGAATTTTGCCTAACACAAATTACAAACGCCGTACAGTTTCCCTGAATGCTGGGTGGAATTTGACCAAAAAACTGAGCGTAAGAGCAACCGGAAACTACATCAAGGACGGCAGCGATAACCGGAATAATTTCGGACTTTATTTCATTTGGTTCGGTCGACAGGTGGATATGGAAAAACTGACGGCATACAAAAAGCCGGGCAGCATTTACCAAAACAACTGGAACGACAACTATTGGACAAATCCTTATTATCTGCTGAACGAGAGCACAAGAGCAAATGAAAAGGATCGCCTTTACGGAAATTTCTCAGCCACTTACAAGTTCACTGACTGGCTAACATTAACAGGCAGGACGGGAACAGATTTCTACGAAGATCGCCGCAAAACCAAAAGCGCTGCGCGCCAGCCCGTTATCGGAACTTCCAATTTGTTTGACGCTTACAACGAAGAGCAGATCTTCGTACGCGAATCCAACTCCGATTTTCTTTTGAATGCAACCAAAAAATTTGGCGAATTTGACATTACGGCCAACATTGGTGGCAACCACAGAACAAACTACGCGCAACGCAATTACATGGGCGCAACCGAATTGGCTATCCCAAGAGTTTACAACTTCGGTAACTCGCGCCAGAAGCTGGTTGGGGAAAATAGTTTTATCAAAAAAACCGTAAACAGCCTTTACGCCTCTGCTAACCTGGGTTTCAGAAACTATCTTTTTGTTGACCTTACCGCGCGAAACGACTGGTCGAGCACATTGCCTTCGGATAACCGGTCTTATTTCTACCCATCTGCGGCTGTGAGTGCGATTATTACGGATATGTTCAATGTAAGGTCTTCTGTGCTTTCTTTTGCCAAAATCAGGGCGGGCGTCGCGCAGGTTGGTAACGATACGGACCCGTATCGCCTCGTGAGCACTTACAAATACGAAAATGCCTGGGGAAGCACACCGAGTTTGTCTGAAAACAATGCCATGCTGAATGCAAACCTGAAACCTGAAATCACCTCTTCCTATGAAGTCGGAACGGATATCAGGTTATGGCAAAATCGCGTCGGCATTGACGTGACTTATTATAGCAAAGTGTCCAAAAACCAGATTCTTGATGTCAACATTTCCAATGCAACAGGGTTTTTGTCCAAACTTTTGAATGCGGGTAAGATCAAAAATTCCGGAGTGGAAATCCAGATCACGGCAACGCCTGTCAAGCTCAATAATTTCCAGTGGGACATTGGTTTGAACTGGGCCAAAAACAACAACAAAGTGCTTTCACTGGATGGCGGACTCACCACTTACCAGCTGAACACCAGCTATAATGCATTAACGCAAGCCACAACAAACAGCGCTTTTCGCGGACTTTCAGTTGAGGCGCGCGTGGGACAGCCTTACGGAACATTCTTCGGAAAAGGATTTTTGCGCGCTCCCGACGGTCAGATCGTTTACGACGCACAGGGTTATCCGATGATCGATCCGGTTAGCCGTGTTTTGGGAAGCTTTACGCCGGACTGGATCGGTGGCATTTCCAACACATTTACTTACAAAGGATTCTCTTTGAGCACATTGATCGATGTGAAGTCGGGCGGAGATATTTTCTCGCAATCCATCAACATTGGCCGCTATACGGGAGTTTTGAAAGAAACAACATTCGGTCGTGAGGAAGGTGTGATCGGCGCTGGTGTTGTGAATAAGGGAACGGCTGCTGCTCCTGAATATGTGCCCAATGAAAAAAGGATCTCGTCGGAAGAATATCACCACAAATATTATTTGCTGACCAACAACGAGAACACGATTTTCGACGCGAGCTATGTGAAGCTGCGCGAGGTAAAATTGACTTATATGATTTCCGGCAAAGTTTTCAATAAACTGCCTTTCCGCGACATCGCTGTTTCCATTGTAGGACGTAACCTGGCTTTGCTGAAAAGCAACCTGCCCCACATCGATCCAGAAACCAGCTATTACAACGACGGTAACCTGCAAGGCATAGAAAACGGTCAGATCCCTACGACAAAAACAATGGGATTCAACATTAGCTTTAATTTATAA